The Sciurus carolinensis chromosome X, mSciCar1.2, whole genome shotgun sequence DNA segment aattgtgagttcaaggccatcctcagcaagttagcaagtcctgtctcagaattaaaaaaatttttaaaaaggccaggatgtaactcagtggttaagcacctgagTTCAgttttcaatccccagtttaaaaaagaGTGCTCTCTTTAGAGAAATCTTCCAGTTATTCGACCATAATAAACTGTATCTTGGAATAACCAATTGCAATGCAATGTGACTTTATCTCACAGAAATTTACACAAAACCACCCTTAATGTAGGAAATGAACATATATTAACCAAACTGGAAGGAAAACACAATTTTATCTATTGAAATCCGGATTCTCAaccattctttttcaaaaaggaatTCCAAGGAAGGTAGGGACATCCATGAGTGAGGCTGATAATCCATGATGCTGTGGTCAGTTCCATTGTCTTGGGGTCAGTTAGTTAATAAGAGGATAAGGAGTCTGCCCTGTGGCTTATGTAGATAGCTTTGGGGGAACAGGTTAGAAAGCATGCAGGGTATGATTCCCCTGCGGCCAAAGAAGAGGATTAATAAGGGAACAATTGTCATCTTTAGATGTCTGTAAACTTTAATGACTATATTCCTGTAACACAAGCTGAAGCTGTGcctaattttccagtttttaagatcaaaatttaagtttaaaaattctctttcacTTAGAAAGAACAGTTCTTCATGGgaatcttttttgtgtgttaattATCAATGATCACAAACTCTTCTGATTCTACTCACAGatctgcattttcaaataaatttttgacCCTAACTTCAGGGCCTTTCAAGTATTTGGACAATGAAAAACTTCTCACCCTAGAAATGTGAAACAATTTGGGCCAATATTGAGTACTTTCATGTCCCACAGTACAAAGAACTAATGAGTGCTCAAATTTATTAAGTCCTTCATCCAAAAAATGGAACATAAGAGATGATGAGTCATCTCATGTCTTTATTCCTAACATTTCCAGGAGTTGACAGCCCCTTTATCAATCATGTAACCAAACATAACTAATGCTCAGATGCTCCGTCTACATGGTCTCCCCATGCATTTAAGTGTCCGTCGATTGTGGTGATGctggaacttttattttaatttttttaaagatgttgatggacctttattttattcatttatttatatatagtgctgagaatcaaacccagtgcctcacacatgctaggcaagcactcgaccactgagtcaaaGCCCAGTCCCTGGAACTTTTAATTCTAGTTGACTGAAGGCTATTTGGCTTTGTCTTCTGCTCACTCAGGCCACTGCCTCTCAAGGCTACTTCCCCCTGCACAGTGAGTGTAGCATCAGGCATTCCTCTTTGCCACTAAGATCTACCTGATTGATGCACACCCAGTTGTGATTTTCCAGTCCTGAAACAGCCTTCAGTCACTGGCTTTGTAGCATTTTTCTCCACTGTGAGTTTTCTGGTGTTTAATGAGATTCGATCTGTCAGTGAAGGCCCTCTGACATTCTGCACAAGCATAAGGTTTCTTTCCTGTATGAATTATCTGATGCATGCTGAGTGTTGCTTTCTGGATAAATGCTTTTCCACACTTACTGCATTCATAGTGTCTCTCTCCAGTATGAGATTTCTGATGTATATTAAGGCGTGACTTCCAGGTGAAGGTTTTTCCACAGTCACTGCATTTATAGGGTTTCTCCCttgtatgaattttctggtgcgTTATGAGATTTGACCGATCAGTGAAGGCCTTTCCACATTCAGCACATATATTGGGTTTCTCGCCTGTGTGAATTTTCTGATGCACCCGGAGCTGTGACTTCTTAGTGAAGCATTTTCCACAGTCACCACACTCATAAGGCTTCTCTCCCGTGTGAATTCTATGATGTGCAATGAAATGTGATTTCTGGatgaaggccttcccacattcaGGACAAACGTAGGGTTTCTCCCCTGTGTGGATTCTCTGATGCACTCTTAGTGTTGATTTCTGGataaaggcttttccacattccttacatacATAGTGTCTCTCTCCGATATGAGATTTCTGATGGATTTTGAGGCGTGACTTCCATATGAAAGCTTTCCCACAGCCATTGCActtatagggtttctctccagtatgagttttTTGGTGTTTGATGAGATTAGACTGATCAGTAAAAGCCTTCCCACATTCAGCACACATATAAGGCTTCTCCCCAGTGTGAGTCTTCTGATGTGTGGTGAGATTTGTTCTATGAGTGAAGACCTTTCCACACTCTGTACAtatgtagggcttctctcctgtgtgaattcGCTGATGCACATGGAGCTGTGACTTCTTAGTGAAGGATTTCCCACAGTCGCTGCAttcataaggtttctctccagtgtgaattcgcTGATGTGTATTGAAGTGTGATTTCTGGatgaaggccttcccacattcaGCACAAACataaggtttctctcctgtgtgaattctctgatgcaTCCTGAGGGCAGATTTTCTtgtgaaggcttttccacattcgCCGCATTCATAGTGTTTCTCTCCGGTATGAGTTTTCTGATGTATACTGAGGTCTGAATTCTGAGAGAAGCCTTTTCCACACTCACTACATTCATAAGGTTtttctcctgtatgaattctcaGATGTCTAAAGAGATCTGATTTCTGGaaaaaggctttcccacattcactgcacTTATAGGGCTTCTGCCCcgtatgaattttctggtgcgTAATGAGGTTTGACTTGAAGGtaaaggccttcccacactgAGTACATAaatagggtttctctcctgtcTGATCCTGTCCTCTCTGATGTCTATCAATTTGTGGCTTCTGAGTGAACACTTTCTCACTTTTGTTGCATCCATGGAATTTTTCTCCAGCATGAATTTTCTGTTGTTCAAAGAGATGTGACTTCTGGCTGAAGCCCTTTACACATTTACTACATACATGAAGTTTCTCCCCAGTAGGAATTTTCTGATGGTCGAGGAGAGTTTGTTTGTGATTGAGATGTTCTCCACACTGATTATGTTCCTTGGAATTCGCTCTTGTGTTAGTATTCTCATTCTTAGTAGAGCAAGAGCAGTTGGCGAAATTGTTACCATTTCTAAATACCATCTCAAGGCTATTTGTGGCAGTGCTTCTGTTATGATTATGTAAGTTTAAAGTATGCTTCAAACTCTTTCCAAATGTGTCATATTTATGGAGTCTTTTAATTGAAGGAACACGCTTGGTAGTCCTGTGAATTACTCTTTCAAGGTTTTGACATTTGTAGCCCCTCTCTTTAATCAATACTTTGACATTACTTGAAGGGTTCATCTGGTTTTCCTGAAATGTCTCTACTTGGTCATTTTCTTGCCACAGTTCTTCCAAGATGGAACACAATGAATCTTCTCCTGTGGGTTGACCAAATCTCTCACAGTGGAATGAAACTTCTTCAGAAATTTCCTGCCTTTGAGTTTTCCTAATATCTGCAcctaaagagaaaagcaaaaatgagaatgacagggctggggtcgtggctcggtagtagagcgcttgcctagcacgtgtggggGTAGATTTTCAGcagcacagaaaataaataaataaaataaagatatatttttaaaaagaggaagccTGGCTTGGAAGAAATATTCCAGAATGCATGTTCTTACTACATATCAGCTCAAAACCTTTGTGAGCTCTCtgctttctcttgcttttcctgCTGAGCTATTACCAGCATCAATATTACATTTCTATGTTACAAATgctctcgctaagttgccaaggctggtatcaaacttgtgatcctcctgcattgctggcattacaggtatgcgccagtGCACCTGGCAGTACCACTCATATTGACACTCGATTTGGCACTGCTTAATGTtataagcaaaagaaatattACACAAAGGCTGAGAATCTTAATGTTCATACAGTTGtcttccctttttaaatataatacacAATCCTCTGTATTTCTCTAAAGAGATGCTTGAAAAATGCTTCTGAATGAGCATATAATGTCTATCTTAGATAAGATAGACATATAATGCTTCTATCTTCCCAAATTCAATAAATTTAAGCTTACTTTATATATTTGTCATGCTTCACTTCAGGAAAATGAAGATTAAGGGTGTCAGTTATCAATCTATTGCCTCTCAACTCCAGGTTCACCCTTCACAAAAATGTATCTGGgtctccttaaatatttttttttccctttccagcAACCATGATGTTAAGTTTGTCCATTGAAGGTGCTGGAAAGGCACTTCAGACCAAGGTGGGTTTGCTTCCTGGTTTGAGAAGTTCACTCAGCAGGTTCCTCCAGCCAGGGCAGTTTGTCTAGCACTAGTATTCCTACAGCATATATGTCTTTACCATCTGGCACCTGATGCACACACAGCATCCCTGGCACCCAGGTCTTGCAGTATGGGTGGCTTCTCTGAGATCAGTGCATGGGTGCCTTCTTCATCACCCAGCTCTAGCAGCTCATACGGCTTCCCAAGCAACCAGCTCATACAGCACCAGTAGCTTCTCCAGCTCCAAGTTCATGCAGTGCATGTGAGTCAGTAACACCCAGCACTTAATACCTTACTCTGCACCCATCTCAAATGATTTGTTGTAGACTACCTCCAATGAGACACCTCCCCATGAAGAGTTTTCTCTGGAATCTGAGATTGAAGATTTCCAGCAAGTTCTGGCAGTGTTTTACCACAGCAATTCTTCTATCATGCCATAAGCCACAACTGCACCCTCGCCACAGGTCTGTATCTCATCTCTGGGAAGGAGGGGAGCCTCTTCCTTGGGTACTCTACCACAGCCTGCTATGGATTTGGATGTGGTTTAAGTGGAAGGTGACTAGGTCTCTGGGAGCACTGACCTTGGAAGGGATTAATACAGTTCTTATGTGACCCACCTTAGTTCTCAAGAGAAGATTGTTATAAACAAGTGAGACTGGCCCCTGTCTGAtctctctctctggtttcctGGCTTATCAtgtgctctctccctctcacacatGCTCAtaccatgatgccatctgccatgtggTATTCTAGTCAAGGGGGCCCTCATCAGAGGTCAAATCCATGGGATggcctgatcttggactttgtctcccaaactgtgaactaaataagaTCTTTTTTTCTAAAGTATTCTGCCtcaattattttgttatagtaacagagaATGGATTAACACACAGCCCTGGAGGAATTGGCTGTGCCTTGTATCtgctattcctttattttttttttattttttttattcctttattttttaaggattCTCTTTACTAGTTCATACCTCATTATTCCAATTTCACTACAGCTAAAATTGTTCATGTTCAGCTTCCCCTGTTCAAATTAGTGTgtgatttctctctctcaatCAGACAATGCATCATACAATACAAACCAGGCTTCTAATGTACacagattttaaaacatcatgCATTTGacataaacaatttttttcaatttaaaatttactacttaaaaaataacaaacaggGATTatacgtggctgccaccattttgagaaaacagccaggccccataggacctctggtcagactgactgagccccgactccaggatccctcagcccaactgatcactccctgcctctggggccctcacatcgactgactgctccctgccaccaggacccccagaccaactgactgcaccccatCACCgagaccccagaccgactgattgcaaccggcctccaggatcccgcaaccacaccaaacacacccgacctccaggacacctgcctgaccaactgcacccggtctccaggacctccagctgaccacatccacaccctgagctgcagctccccatttgccaacacattttgaagccagagcggccatcttggataatcctggaagcccgtagctctgatctttaggtggggcaaacccaacctgagacgcctgctggagatttgaagctcattgtcaggtacctctcatgcatcaggctactgaacactgggaggtttcactactatatgactgttatactgtagattttcttttttcttcttattgaaaaaaattaagtttttatttctttacttttcttgctctcttttccttttgtttacctgttccctcagagtctctttctcccttttttgcatgctaacatccaatttcttttgattacactttcaccctttctattatctagaacttctgtatattcttttcttatcccattaatagccacattctacatccccctgcatcctctttgtcctccattagaaactgcagaccttattgcaaatctgtttgttttactgaagataatatttgaactcattctgtttattatgacaattttgttattgtcctcataggggctatttggtctaggattgcatactttcgaattgggcactgctaatattgatttccccttaaagaaagggttttggaaacctatagggccactataagcctatgggggaaatctgcaataccccagatctgcactgctagaggggaagatatatgaataacatgaaaaaacaagggaagaaaatgatccaaacaaacctagattctatattaatagaatccaatgacagtatggtagaagaaatgtcagaaaaggacttcagattatacatgattaagatgattcacgaagcaaaggatgagataagagagcaaatgcaggcaatgaatgataatacaaataagctgaaagagcaagtgcaggaagcaaaagatcatttcaacaaagagatagagattctcaaaaaaaaagaaaaaacaaacaaacagaaatccttgaaataaaggaaacaataaaccaaataaaaaactcaatggaaagcatcaccaaaagactagaccacttggaagacagaacctcagacaatgaagacaaaatacttaatcttgaaaataaagttgcccaaatagagaagatggtaagaaatcatgaacagaatctccaagaactatgggacatcatgaaaataatttaagaattatttggattgaggaaggcacagagatacaaaccaaaggaatgaacaacctattcaatgaaataatatcagaaaatttctcaaacctgaagaatgaaatggaaaatcaaatacaagaggcttacagaataccaaatgcacaaaatcacaacagatccacacgaaggcacattataatgaaaatgcctaacattcaaaataaagataggattttgaaggccacgagagacaagcatcagattacatatagggggaaaccaatacggatagcagtcgacctctcaacccagactctaaaagctagaagggcctggaacgacatatttcaagttctgaaagaacatggttgccaaccaagaatcctatacccagcaaaactaaccttcagatttgaagatgaaataaaatccttccatgataaacaaaagttaaaagaatttacaaatagaaagcctgcactacagaatgttctcaacaaaatattccatgaggaggaaatgaaaaataacaatgtaggtaagtaaagggaggaactaccttagagaaaaaccactcaaaggagaaaccaagccaaattaaaaaccaaaaataagcccaaatgactgggaatacaaatcatatctcaataataaccctgaacgttaatggcctaaactcatcaatcaaaagacatagactggcagaatggatgaaaaagaaagacccaacaatatgctgcctgcaagagactcatctcatagaaaaagacatccacagactaaaggtgaaaggatgggaaaaaatctaccatgcacatggactcagtaaaaagtggggatttccatccttatatcagatatagtggacttcaagccaaagttagtcaaaagggataaagaaggacatttcatactgcttaaggggagcataaatcagcaagacataacaatcataaatatctatgccccaaacaatggctcattcatgtatgtcaaacaaatcgtTCTCAAaatcaggaatcaaatagactacaacacaataattctgggtgactttaacacaccgctgtcaccactagatagatcttccaagcaaaaaccaaccaaagaaaccatagaactcagtaacacattcaataatctagacttaatagacatatatagaatattccatccatcgatgagtggattcactttcttctcagcagcacatggaaccttctcgaaaatagaccatatgttatgccacaaagcagcactTAGGAAacgcaaaaaaatagagatactgccttgtgttctatcagatcataatgaaccaAAAGTAGAAaccagtgacaaaataaaaaacagaaagtactccaacacctggagactaaataatatgctattgaatgaaacatggataacaaaaaatcatcagggaggagataaaaaaaatcttagaggtcaatgagaacgacgatacaacatatccaaatctctgggacactataaaagcattactaagaggaaaattcattgcatggagcacattccagaaaagaatgaaaagtcaacaactaaatgaactaacattacagctcaaagcactagaaaaagaagaaaaggataacaccaaaagtagtagaagacaggaaataattaaaatcagagctgaaatcaatgaaattgaaacaaaagaaacaattcaaaaagttaacaaaacaaaaagttggttctttgagaaagtaaacaaaatagacaaacccttagccacactaacaaagaggagagaaaaaactcaaattactaagattcatgatgaaaaaggaaatatcacgacagacaccactgagatacataacataatgagaagcttctttgaaaatctgtattccaacaaaatagaaatgaccaaagacattgacaaatttctagagacatatgtgctcccaaactgaaccaggaggacatacacgatttaaacagatcaatatcaagcaatgaaatagaagaagccattaaaaacctaccatccaagaaaatcccaggaccagacggattctcagccgagttctacaagaccttcaaagaagaactcactccaatacttctcacagtattccaggaaatagaaaaggagggtaccctaccaaactcattctatgaaactaatatcaaaccaggaaaagacatatcaaggaaagaaaattttagactaatatctttgatgaatatagatgcaaagatccttaacaaaatattggcaaactgtatccaaaaacatattaagaaaatcatgcaccacgatcaagtggggttcatccctggaatgcaaagatggtttaacattcgtaaatcaataaacataatccatcatgtcaatagacttaaggataagaatcatatggttatttcaactgatgcagaaaaagcatttgacaaaatgcaacatgccttcatgctcaaaacactagaaaaaatagggatagtaggaacatacctgaacattgtaaaggctatttatgctaagcccatggccaacatcattcttaatggagaaaaactgaaaccattccctttaaaaacgggaacaagacagggatgtcctctttcaccacttctattcaacattgtcatcgaaactctagccagagcaattagacagactaaagaaattaaagggatacgaataggaaaagaggaacttaagctttcactatttgctgatgacatgattctatatttagaggatccaaaaaactcctccagaaaacttttagacctcatcaataaattcagcaaaatagcaggctataaaatcaacacgcataaatctaaagcatttttatatgcaagcgatgaaacatttgaaagggaaaagaggaaaacaactccatttgcgatagcctaaaaaaaaaaatacttgagaatcaatctaaccaaagaggtaaaagatctctacaatgaaaactacagaacattgaagaaagaaattgaggaagaccttagaagatggaaagatctcccatgttcttggataggcagaattcatattgtcaaaatggccatactaccaaaagtgctatacagattcaatgcaattccacttaaaatcccaatgatgtaccttacagaaatagagcaagcaatcatgaaattcatctggaagaataagaaacccagaatagctaaagcaatccttagcaggaagaatgaaacagggggtatcgcaataccagaacttcaactatactacaaagcaatagtaacaaaaatggcatggtattggtaccaaaatagtcaggtagatcaatagtacagaatagaggacacggacacaaacccaaataaatacaattttctcatactagacaaaggtgtcaaaaatatgccatggagaagagatagcctcttcaacaaatggtgctgggaaaactggaaatccatatgcaacagaatgaaactaaacccctatctcccaccctgcacaaaaatcaactcacaatggatcaaggaccttgaaatcagaccagagaccctgcatcttatagaagaaaaagtaggttcaaatcttcaacttgttggcttaggatcagacttccttaacaggactcccatagcacaagaaataaaagcaagaatcaataactgggatagattcaaactaaatagctttctctcagtgaaggaaactatcagcaatgtgaagaaagagcctacagagtgggagaaaatctttgccaatcatacttcagatacagcactaatttccagaatatataaagaactcaaaaaactctctctacaccaagaatacaaataacccaatcaacgaatgggctaaggatatgaacagacacttcacagaagaagatctacaagcaatcaacaaacatatgaaaaaatgttcaacatctttagtaataagagaaatgcaaatcaaaactacaccaagattccatctcaccccacttggaatggcgattatcaagaatacaagcaacaataggtgttggagaggatgtggggaaaaaggtacactcatacattgctggtggggctgcaaattagtgcagccactctggaaagtagtgtggagattccttagaaaacttggaatggacccaccatttgacccagctatcctactcctcggcctatacccaaaggacttaaaatcagcatactacagtgatgcagccacatcaatgttcatagctgctcaattcacaatagccagattgtggaaccaacctagatgtcctttgattgatgaatggataaagaaacaatggtatatatatacaatggaatattactcagctataatgaataataaaattatggcattttcaggcaaatggatgaattgctaagtcagataagccagtttcaaaaaatcaaaggacgaatgatctctctgctaagtggatgatgacatataatggggggtgggagggagcaagaatggaggaaggagggactgtatagagggaaaagaggggtgggaggggtggggggaaggaaaaaataacagaatgaatcaaacatcattaccctatgtaaatgtatgattacacaaatggtatgctgttactccatgtacaaacagaaacaacatgtatctcatttgtttacaataaaaataaatttaaaaaaaagatccattgataactaaacaaaaaaaagtctcagTTATCCCACAGTCTAAAATTCTGTACTTTTCTGTGAGTTGCTGTGAGATAGGAGATGGGAAAATGAGAGAAACATACATGTGCTGGAGTAATTAAGAGCTATTGCCTGgttggggtatggctcagtggaaggatgtgtttagcatgcatgaattcttgggttcagttcccagcaccacaaaaaatcaTTGCATTGGACAGGTGAAATCCAATCATAAGACAAAAAGTGTGTCACTGAAATAGACAGAGTATGGGATAAAGACTCAGATATTCATGAAAGACTAACAAATATGGCAAACATtaagaaagtattaaaaatggATTTAAGCATAGGTTATGAAAATATATAGATACAAGTCTGAATTGGAAATACGTTATCTCTTTGGACGTAGTATGTTTCACATACTAAACAAGGGGAAGAAATTGTAGCTTTGTCTCAGGAAGCTCATGACAAGATAAACAGTATTTTAGGTAATGAAATCTATAATTAGCATTTAAAATGAACTTATAAGATAATGAAATCAAgctggtcacagtggcacatgccattaattccagcgactcagaaggctgaggcagaggtattgtaagtttgaggccagccccagcaatttagtgagtccctgtttcaatatcaaaagtaaaaagacatagggatgtagcttagtggcaaagagcccctgggttctatccacagtaccaataataataataataataacaataataaataaagcaCCAGACTGAGTATGTCAAAGGAGGAGCCATCATAATATCAATATGTTTAGGCCACTGCATGAACAAGAAGAAAAGTTGGATGAACATTAGACAGGGTTTCCCATTTATGGGAAAAATGAGGTAGAGAAGGCTGGAGAAAAGGGCAAGTAATAAATTGGATACAAACCAGTAAGAAACAGACAGTTGAAGAAGTTCAAATGAAACACTGAAAATGTTAtgtacccatgtttatagcaacacaattcacaatagccaaactataaaACAAGCCTacgtgtccatcaatagatgaatggatacagaaaatgtgagatatatatatatatatatatatatatatatatatatatatatatatatatataaaatgtagttttacacatccataaagaaaactgaacttatgtctttgcaggaaaatagatggaactagaaaccataatgttaagggaaataagtcaaacccagaaGGTTGAGGGTCATATgttatatat contains these protein-coding regions:
- the Znf41 gene encoding zinc finger protein 41 isoform X2, which translates into the protein MNMTANGESLQSSLALAVEEHGSSLEVSVSLEDVTVNFSREEWQHLDPVQRCLYWDVTLENYHHLISVGYQVPKPEAIFKLEQGEGPWILEGEAPCQSCSDIRKTQRQEISEEVSFHCERFGQPTGEDSLCSILEELWQENDQVETFQENQMNPSSNVKVLIKERGYKCQNLERVIHRTTKRVPSIKRLHKYDTFGKSLKHTLNLHNHNRSTATNSLEMVFRNGNNFANCSCSTKNENTNTRANSKEHNQCGEHLNHKQTLLDHQKIPTGEKLHVCSKCVKGFSQKSHLFEQQKIHAGEKFHGCNKSEKVFTQKPQIDRHQRGQDQTGEKPYLCTQCGKAFTFKSNLITHQKIHTGQKPYKCSECGKAFFQKSDLFRHLRIHTGEKPYECSECGKGFSQNSDLSIHQKTHTGEKHYECGECGKAFTRKSALRMHQRIHTGEKPYVCAECGKAFIQKSHFNTHQRIHTGEKPYECSDCGKSFTKKSQLHVHQRIHTGEKPYICTECGKVFTHRTNLTTHQKTHTGEKPYMCAECGKAFTDQSNLIKHQKTHTGEKPYKCNGCGKAFIWKSRLKIHQKSHIGERHYVCKECGKAFIQKSTLRVHQRIHTGEKPYVCPECGKAFIQKSHFIAHHRIHTGEKPYECGDCGKCFTKKSQLRVHQKIHTGEKPNICAECGKAFTDRSNLITHQKIHTREKPYKCSDCGKTFTWKSRLNIHQKSHTGERHYECSKCGKAFIQKATLSMHQIIHTGKKPYACAECQRAFTDRSNLIKHQKTHSGEKCYKASD
- the Znf41 gene encoding zinc finger protein 41 isoform X1, yielding MNMTANGESLQSSLALAVEEHGSSLEVSVSLEDVTVNFSREEWQHLDPVQRCLYWDVTLENYHHLISVGYQVPKPEAIFKLEQGEGPWILEGEAPCQSCSGADIRKTQRQEISEEVSFHCERFGQPTGEDSLCSILEELWQENDQVETFQENQMNPSSNVKVLIKERGYKCQNLERVIHRTTKRVPSIKRLHKYDTFGKSLKHTLNLHNHNRSTATNSLEMVFRNGNNFANCSCSTKNENTNTRANSKEHNQCGEHLNHKQTLLDHQKIPTGEKLHVCSKCVKGFSQKSHLFEQQKIHAGEKFHGCNKSEKVFTQKPQIDRHQRGQDQTGEKPYLCTQCGKAFTFKSNLITHQKIHTGQKPYKCSECGKAFFQKSDLFRHLRIHTGEKPYECSECGKGFSQNSDLSIHQKTHTGEKHYECGECGKAFTRKSALRMHQRIHTGEKPYVCAECGKAFIQKSHFNTHQRIHTGEKPYECSDCGKSFTKKSQLHVHQRIHTGEKPYICTECGKVFTHRTNLTTHQKTHTGEKPYMCAECGKAFTDQSNLIKHQKTHTGEKPYKCNGCGKAFIWKSRLKIHQKSHIGERHYVCKECGKAFIQKSTLRVHQRIHTGEKPYVCPECGKAFIQKSHFIAHHRIHTGEKPYECGDCGKCFTKKSQLRVHQKIHTGEKPNICAECGKAFTDRSNLITHQKIHTREKPYKCSDCGKTFTWKSRLNIHQKSHTGERHYECSKCGKAFIQKATLSMHQIIHTGKKPYACAECQRAFTDRSNLIKHQKTHSGEKCYKASD
- the Znf41 gene encoding zinc finger protein 41 isoform X3; the encoded protein is MAARLRVVLLQVSVSLEDVTVNFSREEWQHLDPVQRCLYWDVTLENYHHLISVGYQVPKPEAIFKLEQGEGPWILEGEAPCQSCSGADIRKTQRQEISEEVSFHCERFGQPTGEDSLCSILEELWQENDQVETFQENQMNPSSNVKVLIKERGYKCQNLERVIHRTTKRVPSIKRLHKYDTFGKSLKHTLNLHNHNRSTATNSLEMVFRNGNNFANCSCSTKNENTNTRANSKEHNQCGEHLNHKQTLLDHQKIPTGEKLHVCSKCVKGFSQKSHLFEQQKIHAGEKFHGCNKSEKVFTQKPQIDRHQRGQDQTGEKPYLCTQCGKAFTFKSNLITHQKIHTGQKPYKCSECGKAFFQKSDLFRHLRIHTGEKPYECSECGKGFSQNSDLSIHQKTHTGEKHYECGECGKAFTRKSALRMHQRIHTGEKPYVCAECGKAFIQKSHFNTHQRIHTGEKPYECSDCGKSFTKKSQLHVHQRIHTGEKPYICTECGKVFTHRTNLTTHQKTHTGEKPYMCAECGKAFTDQSNLIKHQKTHTGEKPYKCNGCGKAFIWKSRLKIHQKSHIGERHYVCKECGKAFIQKSTLRVHQRIHTGEKPYVCPECGKAFIQKSHFIAHHRIHTGEKPYECGDCGKCFTKKSQLRVHQKIHTGEKPNICAECGKAFTDRSNLITHQKIHTREKPYKCSDCGKTFTWKSRLNIHQKSHTGERHYECSKCGKAFIQKATLSMHQIIHTGKKPYACAECQRAFTDRSNLIKHQKTHSGEKCYKASD